A genomic window from Leptolyngbya sp. BL0902 includes:
- a CDS encoding DUF433 domain-containing protein, with protein sequence MKWDHDIYNTPAYPVTDAARYLHIPVRTLRSWLEGRSYPTKDGQQAFEPLIQRPDPAHPQLSFTNLVEAHVLRIIRETHQVKLDKVRKALDYMGQQFNTPHPLVMRRFQTDGVDLFVDQVDQLVNVSRSGQLAMRETLKHLLTRVEWNDDGIASRFFPVFELVPDPAQDKLIFLDPAIQFGRPVIAGRGVPTKAIVSLIDAGDSIEDVADEFDCAPAQVKAAIQFEAQNRAA encoded by the coding sequence GTGAAGTGGGATCACGATATCTACAACACTCCGGCCTATCCAGTCACGGATGCGGCCCGATACCTGCATATCCCCGTTCGCACCCTCCGCTCCTGGCTAGAAGGGCGCTCCTACCCCACCAAGGACGGACAACAAGCCTTTGAGCCGCTCATCCAACGGCCCGACCCAGCCCATCCCCAACTCTCCTTCACCAACCTGGTAGAGGCCCACGTCCTCCGCATCATCCGCGAAACCCACCAGGTCAAGCTCGACAAAGTGCGCAAAGCCCTCGACTACATGGGCCAGCAGTTCAACACCCCCCACCCCCTGGTAATGAGACGGTTCCAGACCGACGGCGTAGACCTGTTTGTAGACCAGGTAGACCAGTTGGTGAACGTCTCACGCTCTGGGCAGTTGGCCATGCGCGAAACCCTCAAGCATCTGCTAACCCGCGTAGAGTGGAACGACGACGGCATTGCTAGCCGCTTTTTCCCCGTCTTTGAGCTAGTGCCCGATCCGGCCCAAGATAAGCTCATCTTCCTTGACCCCGCTATTCAGTTTGGTCGGCCCGTCATTGCGGGCCGGGGCGTACCCACCAAAGCTATCGTCAGCCTGATCGACGCGGGCGACTCCATAGAAGACGTGGCCGATGAGTTTGACTGTGCCCCCGCTCAGGTCAAAGCCGCCATCCAGTTTGAAGCCCAAAACCGTGCCGCGTGA
- a CDS encoding DUF5615 family PIN-like protein: MTPSNRPTFVIDRCLGKTVTHALAETAAQVEHLDDHFGQDTQDQEWLPVVSDRGWVVLTKDGAIGTNTLELRAIARAGARVFILVSGNLTRQQMADLFVRVLPKLEKFTQGNQAPFIAKIYKDSRVELWRNRTWLLKLLS; encoded by the coding sequence GTGACCCCCAGCAACCGCCCTACCTTTGTCATTGACCGCTGTCTGGGAAAGACCGTCACCCACGCCCTGGCCGAAACTGCTGCTCAGGTTGAGCATCTAGACGATCACTTTGGTCAAGATACCCAGGATCAGGAGTGGCTCCCGGTGGTGAGTGATCGCGGCTGGGTGGTGCTTACCAAAGACGGCGCAATCGGAACCAATACGCTAGAGCTGAGGGCGATTGCCCGTGCAGGCGCGAGGGTCTTCATCTTGGTATCGGGCAACCTCACCCGTCAGCAGATGGCTGACCTATTCGTTAGGGTGCTGCCCAAACTGGAAAAGTTCACCCAGGGCAACCAGGCACCCTTTATCGCCAAAATCTATAAAGATAGCCGGGTAGAGCTTTGGCGCAACCGTACTTGGCTCCTCAAACTGCTGTCCTGA
- a CDS encoding ImmA/IrrE family metallo-endopeptidase — MTQTLSMDKLYQKLSALGLSKPYVRKAGLPTWWSDELDNKPAAVLEGAGHISKRLHLDLESLIKDDQEIRFKPLPVTKFKYHAQGQADTPSTSHQLASRVADLVAYGVEQPFSPIPSSVDQVRSEILQHHPQITLEAILDYCWQHGIAVVYFNDYPENTRKITGMIQWQGTRPVIVLSHKRTHPAWLAFHLAHELAHLALGHVQDGILIDDEIDQGSSDTEEAEANQFAVRLLVNQFDNCFRNKRLYNSNQLKKQILEMLKSDSTVDPCILAFNYAWHTKNYGFAENVVQSFHCSEDGNIITNQFLEQHLDWDSLGDDNADHLERILGA, encoded by the coding sequence ATGACCCAGACGCTATCGATGGATAAGCTCTACCAAAAGCTCTCAGCCCTAGGGCTGAGTAAACCCTATGTCCGTAAGGCAGGGTTGCCCACCTGGTGGAGTGATGAACTAGACAACAAACCCGCCGCCGTTCTAGAGGGGGCGGGGCACATCTCCAAGCGCCTCCACCTAGACCTAGAGAGCTTGATCAAAGACGACCAGGAGATTCGGTTTAAGCCACTGCCCGTCACCAAGTTCAAATACCACGCCCAAGGTCAGGCCGATACTCCTAGCACCTCCCACCAGCTCGCCTCGCGGGTGGCAGATCTGGTCGCCTACGGCGTTGAGCAGCCCTTTAGCCCTATACCCAGCAGCGTCGATCAGGTTCGCTCAGAAATCCTTCAGCATCATCCCCAGATCACCCTAGAAGCGATTTTGGACTACTGCTGGCAGCATGGCATTGCCGTGGTCTACTTCAATGACTACCCAGAGAACACTCGCAAAATCACGGGCATGATTCAGTGGCAGGGCACTCGCCCGGTGATTGTGCTCAGCCACAAACGGACTCATCCCGCCTGGTTAGCGTTTCACCTCGCCCACGAGTTGGCCCACCTCGCCCTAGGCCATGTTCAAGACGGCATTTTGATCGACGATGAGATTGACCAAGGTTCTTCCGATACTGAGGAGGCTGAGGCTAATCAGTTTGCTGTCCGCCTCTTGGTCAATCAGTTCGATAACTGCTTCAGAAACAAGCGGCTATATAACAGCAACCAGCTCAAGAAACAGATCCTTGAAATGCTGAAGTCAGATTCTACCGTTGATCCTTGTATTTTGGCCTTTAACTACGCGTGGCACACCAAAAACTATGGCTTTGCTGAAAACGTAGTTCAAAGCTTCCATTGTTCTGAAGACGGCAATATCATCACCAACCAATTTCTAGAACAACATCTCGATTGGGACAGCCTAGGCGACGACAACGCCGACCATCTAGAGCGCATCCTAGGAGCATAG
- a CDS encoding IS5 family transposase encodes MSKAYTSNLTRDQFELIAPLLPPAKLGGRPRTVCLWAVLNAIFYLVKQGCSWRDLPSDFPAWQTVYTYYRRWVNDGTWDVIHDRLRAWIRVSEGRPESPSEVILDSQSVATAPMVHRAVGFDAAKKTKGRKRHCVVDTLGLVMAVVITAASVGERDGGKLALHKLHQMGAAMARIYLVWVDGGYSGFKFLQWTMDTLGWIVEVVLRPKEAKGFVLVKKRWIVERTFGWLRWSRRLVQDYEQLPENAEAMLKIAMIRIMVRRLA; translated from the coding sequence ATGAGTAAAGCCTACACCAGCAACTTGACCCGCGACCAGTTTGAGTTGATTGCTCCCCTATTGCCCCCGGCTAAGCTCGGAGGTCGGCCCCGAACGGTGTGCTTATGGGCGGTGCTGAACGCCATCTTCTACCTTGTCAAGCAAGGGTGCAGTTGGCGAGATCTACCGAGCGACTTTCCGGCGTGGCAAACCGTCTACACGTACTATCGGAGGTGGGTGAACGACGGCACCTGGGATGTAATTCACGACCGATTACGGGCCTGGATACGGGTGTCGGAAGGACGACCGGAAAGCCCATCAGAGGTGATTTTGGACAGTCAAAGCGTCGCCACTGCGCCCATGGTGCATCGAGCCGTGGGCTTTGATGCGGCCAAAAAGACGAAGGGACGGAAGCGGCATTGCGTAGTCGATACCTTGGGCTTGGTGATGGCGGTGGTGATTACAGCAGCGAGTGTCGGCGAACGAGACGGTGGGAAACTAGCATTGCACAAACTTCATCAGATGGGAGCGGCCATGGCCCGCATTTATTTGGTGTGGGTGGATGGGGGCTACAGCGGGTTTAAGTTTCTCCAGTGGACGATGGACACCTTGGGCTGGATTGTCGAGGTCGTGTTACGGCCCAAGGAGGCTAAGGGGTTTGTTCTCGTCAAAAAACGTTGGATTGTGGAGCGCACCTTTGGCTGGTTGCGCTGGTCACGACGACTGGTGCAGGACTACGAGCAACTTCCCGAAAATGCCGAGGCCATGCTCAAAATCGCCATGATCCGGATCATGGTGCGGCGTCTAGCGTAA
- a CDS encoding transposase gives MSSTTCLYDQVLSLLRQYSHRRDLRHLKALAWMVTALVCSGRLSLPEWEAYVPSRARQAQSTERRWQRFMSNHRVRIKSLYVPLALAAIHRWKGRRLYLALDTTVLWNRYCMIHLSVTCCGRAVPLLWRVLEHPSATVSAQRYLPMLRLAHRLLQAYPDVMLLADRGFANHDLLAWLSDSRWHYALRLPSDVVVHGPRRQPIEVGVLWPPKGEVRFYEGIGLWADGRWRCNLVLANVKGVKEPWAVITDEPPTLNTLWQYALRFRVEELFLDSKSGAFALESSGIRSAQALERLYLVAAVAILYGTTQGMAAQLDGLRSQVDPHWTRGISYLKIGLRWLRGVVNKGRPLLNPIPLLTVDPDPCFASKKAEARYYDRIWFSRIQSMRCQLPPWEAA, from the coding sequence ATGTCATCCACCACCTGTCTCTATGATCAAGTGCTGTCCTTGCTGCGTCAATATAGCCATCGTCGGGATTTACGGCACCTCAAAGCGCTGGCGTGGATGGTGACGGCGCTGGTGTGCAGTGGTCGGTTGAGCCTGCCGGAGTGGGAGGCCTATGTTCCCAGTCGCGCCCGCCAAGCGCAAAGCACCGAACGACGATGGCAACGGTTTATGAGCAATCACCGGGTGCGGATTAAAAGTCTGTACGTGCCCTTGGCGTTAGCGGCGATTCATCGGTGGAAAGGACGGCGACTCTACCTAGCCCTCGATACGACGGTGCTGTGGAATCGGTATTGCATGATTCACCTGTCCGTGACCTGTTGTGGGCGGGCGGTGCCCCTGCTGTGGCGGGTGTTAGAGCATCCTAGTGCCACGGTCAGTGCCCAACGGTATTTGCCGATGCTGCGCTTAGCCCATCGACTGTTGCAGGCTTATCCCGATGTGATGCTGTTAGCCGACCGAGGGTTTGCCAACCATGACCTGCTGGCGTGGCTCAGCGACAGTCGATGGCACTATGCTTTACGCTTGCCCAGTGATGTGGTGGTGCATGGCCCCCGCCGTCAGCCGATTGAGGTAGGTGTTCTGTGGCCCCCCAAGGGCGAAGTTCGTTTCTATGAGGGCATTGGCCTGTGGGCCGATGGGCGCTGGCGCTGCAACCTGGTTCTGGCTAACGTCAAAGGCGTTAAGGAGCCCTGGGCGGTCATCACCGATGAGCCGCCGACCCTCAATACCCTGTGGCAATATGCCCTCAGGTTCCGAGTTGAGGAACTGTTCCTCGATTCAAAATCCGGGGCCTTTGCCCTCGAATCTTCCGGCATCCGCTCCGCCCAAGCCCTCGAACGTCTCTACCTCGTCGCGGCAGTCGCCATCCTCTATGGCACCACCCAGGGCATGGCCGCTCAACTCGACGGTCTCCGCTCTCAGGTTGACCCTCATTGGACACGGGGCATCAGCTATCTCAAAATCGGCCTCCGCTGGCTTAGAGGGGTGGTCAACAAAGGGCGTCCGTTGCTCAACCCCATCCCCCTATTGACCGTTGACCCAGATCCCTGTTTTGCATCTAAAAAGGCAGAAGCCCGATATTATGACCGCATCTGGTTCTCTAGGATCCAGTCCATGCGCTGTCAGCTACCCCCTTGGGAGGCCGCATAA
- a CDS encoding DUF433 domain-containing protein has protein sequence MATVKSLDTRNLPAYSYKEAEKYLHIPKDTIRSWVKGRTYETKQGKRFSEPLIELPKPDAKALSFTNLVEAHVLRAIRVEHEVRLDQIRIALSFISEELGYPHPLVREDFLKTDGQSIYVEHLERLLDASKGGQIAIRETLDIYLTRIEVDEQGIASRLFPFVHPDRAKDEPKVIVIDPNIAFGRPVIAGTRIPTQVLAERHQAGESLELLAEDYRCGRNLIQIALEYEGIAA, from the coding sequence ATGGCCACAGTCAAAAGCCTGGATACCCGCAATCTTCCAGCCTATTCCTACAAAGAGGCTGAAAAATATTTGCATATCCCCAAGGACACGATTCGGTCTTGGGTAAAGGGTCGTACCTATGAGACGAAACAGGGCAAGCGCTTTTCAGAACCGTTGATCGAGTTACCGAAGCCTGACGCCAAAGCCTTGTCGTTTACCAACTTGGTTGAAGCCCATGTGCTCCGGGCGATTCGAGTTGAGCATGAAGTTAGGTTAGATCAAATTCGCATTGCGCTGAGTTTCATCAGTGAGGAACTGGGGTATCCTCACCCGCTGGTTAGAGAGGATTTCTTAAAAACGGATGGCCAGTCTATCTATGTCGAGCATTTGGAACGGTTGCTGGATGCTTCTAAGGGTGGACAGATTGCGATTCGAGAAACGTTAGATATCTATTTGACTCGGATAGAGGTGGATGAGCAGGGCATTGCCTCTCGGTTGTTCCCATTTGTACATCCTGATCGCGCCAAGGATGAACCTAAAGTCATTGTGATTGATCCCAATATTGCCTTTGGTCGCCCGGTGATTGCAGGCACCCGAATTCCCACCCAGGTTTTGGCCGAGCGCCACCAGGCGGGCGAGTCGCTTGAACTATTGGCGGAAGATTATCGGTGCGGTCGCAATCTGATCCAAATAGCGCTTGAGTATGAAGGGATCGCCGCGTGA